The Meiothermus ruber DSM 1279 genome includes the window GGCCGGGCAGGGTAATCTCGCCGCCGAGGGCGGGTGTGGTGGTTTCGACCGGCAGCGACTGACCATTTTCCGCCACCAGGATGACCTGCTCGAGGGTGCCCGAGTCAATTTCCGCGCCCTGGCGTACCAGGGTGACCAGGTCGCGGATGACCCGTTCGGCCAACCACACCGCGTCCGGGTCGCCCGAGATTTGAACCTCCTGCCCCCGCACCACAAGCTGGGCCGGCAAAAGCTTGCGAAGGGTTTTTAGATGTTTATCCCCGTGGCCCAGCAAGGACAGGGCTTCCTGGGGCGAACGCAGGGGAACTACCGCTTTGCTTTGCGTACTCTTCTCCAATATTGGCTCCTGGGTTCGGCCAGTATCTGGTGCCAAACCACACCGTTCAGAATAGCACGGGTTGAGGTTGAAAACGCCCACTGATCGGTGGTTTTCTTGCTTTTGGGTTGCGGCTTGCTGGAGGCTTTTTGAGGGGGTTCTGAGGAGGGGCGCGGGCTGGGGCGGCTTTGACGCTCACGCTCGACCTCCTCGAGGCTCCGGGGTCGTCTGGGCGGTGTTTTGGGTTTTGGGGATGGGGCCGGCTGGCTTACCACAGGCCGGGCGGGGGGGCTTGGGGGAGGGCTGCTGGGGGTTGGGGTGCTCGAGCGGGTGGGCGGGGCGCTCGAGGCCGGGCGACGCTCCTCACCGGGTAAGAGGATCTCGTCGGGTTCGAAGTCGGGGGGAACTTGCTGGCCCCGCCGCAGCAGCCCTTGCAGGGCCGGCAGCACGATAAAGAAGAACAGGAACAGCAGACCTAAAAGATCGTCTAAGCCCATGGGGCCCTCCAGATGGGGGCGAGCGCCGCGCCCCCAGAGCGCTTAGCGTTGCGAACCATCATCGGAAGTGCTGCCGCCGCTGGCTTTGCTGATGGAATCGCGCATCTCGGTGTCGGCCTCAATGTTTTTAAGCTGATAGTAGTCCATAACGCCTATGCGACCGTTGCGCAGGGCCTCGGCCAGGGCCAAAGGTACGGCCGCTTGGGCCTCCACCAGCTTGGCCCGCATGGCCTCTACCAGGGCCGCGTTTTCTTGCTCCAGGGCCACCGCCATCGCGCGGCGCTCCTCGGCCTTGGCCTGGGCAATTTTCTTGTCGGCCTCGGCTTGGTCGGTGCGAAGCTGGGCCCCGATGTTTTTACCCACGTCCACCTCGGCGATATCCACCGATAGGATTTCAAAAGCCGTGCCGGCGTCCAGGCCTTTGGCTAGCACGGTTTTGGAGATACGGTCAGGCTGCTCGAGCACCTGCTTGTGATCCTCCGACTGGCCGATGGAGGCCACGATGCCCTCGCCCACCCGGGCCACGATGGTTTCTTCGCCGGCCCCACCCACCAGGCGGTCAATGTTGGCCCGCACGGTGATGCGGGCGGTTGCCAGCAGCTGGATGCCGTCCTTGGCCATACCCGCTACCATCGGGCTGGTAATTACCTTGGGATTCACCGAGAGCCGCACGGCCTCGAGCACATCCCGCCCCGCCAGGTCAATGGCGGCGGCGCGGTCGAAGTTCAGCTTGATGCCGGCCTTGTCGGCGGCAATCAGGGCATCCACCACCCGGTCTACGTTGCCCCCGGCCAGGTACTGGGCCTCGAGCTTGGCGGTCTCGACCGGAATGCCTGCTTTAAAGGCCTTAATCATGGGATTCACAATTTTGGCCGGGGGGATTCGTCGGAAACGCATGCCGACCAGGGAGGTTAGCGGTACGTTAACCCCCGAAAACAACGCGGTAATCCATAGGGGCACCGGTACCAGGTAAAAGAATAAGAAAACGGCCAGTAAAACGATGCCAGCGATGATTAACACTCCAAACTCCATGCGATCCTCCTCAAAGATCAAACCGCCTTGTTTTTTACAGGCGCCAACTGCTTTCTAGCGTAGATGCAGATGCCGGGCTGGGCCGGGTGCTCCCTAAGGGTACACCATGGGCCAAAAGGTGTGGGCTTTCCCAGCTTTCTTTGTAGGCAAAAGCGCATAGCCAGACTAACTGTCCACCTTCCGAACCACCACCCGAGGGCCTTCCACCTGGATCACCCGGACGGTCTGCCCCCGGTCGATGAACTCGCCCAGGGTGACCACATCCACCCGTCGGTCGCCGAACTGGGCCGTGCCCGCGGGGCGCAGGTCGGTGATGGCTTTGCCGATGGCTCCCAGCAGCGATTCCAGCTCGTTTTTGGGCGGTGCCACCTCTTCAACTGCGCTGCTCAGTACGAAAGGACGGGCCACCCGCCCCTTTGGTAGGTAGCGGAATATAAAGAACAGCCCCAAGGCCAGCCCGATAATGGCGAAGGAGCCGACCTGCAGGGCCTCGTCCCCAAAGGTGAAGTAGATTGAAGCCCCGATCAGACCCAGGCCAACCAGACCGGGGATGCCAAAACCGGGGGTCACAAACAGCTCGAACACCACCAGCAACAAGCCCCCGAAGAGCAGGATGATAGACAGGGCGCTGGAAAGGCCCGCCAGGTAGCCCCCCAGGAAGAACAGGCCCAGCGAGGTCAGGCCGATGATGGCGGGGATAAAGGTGCCTGGGGTGAAAAATTCCAAGATGAGCCCCAGCACCCCCACCGCCAGCAGAATGGCCGCGATGGTGGGGTCGGTCAGAAAACGGGCCACCCGCACCTGGGGGCCCGGCTGCAGTTCCTGGGTGTCGGTGTTAAAGCCGGCTTTCTCGAGGGCGGCGCGCAGGCTGGCGACCTCGGCATCGGCCACCTTGAGCTCCACGGCCCGCCTGGCCGAGAGGGTCAGGGGTTCCCCTCGGGTGGTGATGCCGCGCACCTCGACCTCGGGATCCACCATGGCTTCTGCGATGTTGGCAGGGCGGTTGCGGGCCTCGGCGACCGCCCGGAACTTGCCTTTCAGGGCCGATATGACCTTGCGGTCGGCGGCATTGGTGTTGCCCACGATGGGGGTGATGGTAACCGGCAGGGCCGCTCCGATGTTGGAGCCGGGCAGCATCATGATCTGCTGAGCCGCCAGTGAGATGAGGGCCCCGGCCGAGAAGGCGTTTTCCACCACGGCCAGCGTGGGTACGGTGGAGGACAGGATGCGGTCGGTGATGCGGATGGCCGCATCCACCCGGCCCCCGGGGGTGTTGACCCGGAACACCACCCCGCTGGCCCCCTCGCGTTCGGCCTGGTCGAGGGACTGTTCAACGAAGGTGGCTAGAGGCCCATCGATGGTTCCTTCAATGGGGATGATGTAGGTTCGGGCCTGCGCAAAAGAGGCAACCAGCAGTAAAATAACCAGTAGCTTTCTCACCAAGATTATCTTAGCAAGCCAGGCTAGCGGGAGTGTAATGCCGAGGGCTCGAGCTGTTTGTGGGTTGGGTTTTCGCTTCGACCATCGCAAACCGCCGCGCAAAAGCGTAAAATCCAGGCGTGCAACTGGGTCTGATAGGATTTCCGGTCGGACACTCGCTTTCCCCGGCCATGCACCAGGCGGCGCTGAGGGCGGCGGGGCTCGAGGGCTCATATCGGGCCCTGGAGACCCCGCCTTCGTTTTTACGGGCCCGGCTGCAAGAAGTCCGGCGGGCGTTCACAGGGGTTAACGTGACCATCCCTCACAAAGAAAGCGTGCTGGCATACCTGGACGAACTAAGTCCCGAAGCGGCGGCCATCGGCGCGGTTAACACCATTG containing:
- the floA gene encoding flotillin-like protein FloA (flotillin-like protein involved in membrane lipid rafts), with translation MEFGVLIIAGIVLLAVFLFFYLVPVPLWITALFSGVNVPLTSLVGMRFRRIPPAKIVNPMIKAFKAGIPVETAKLEAQYLAGGNVDRVVDALIAADKAGIKLNFDRAAAIDLAGRDVLEAVRLSVNPKVITSPMVAGMAKDGIQLLATARITVRANIDRLVGGAGEETIVARVGEGIVASIGQSEDHKQVLEQPDRISKTVLAKGLDAGTAFEILSVDIAEVDVGKNIGAQLRTDQAEADKKIAQAKAEERRAMAVALEQENAALVEAMRAKLVEAQAAVPLALAEALRNGRIGVMDYYQLKNIEADTEMRDSISKASGGSTSDDGSQR
- a CDS encoding NfeD family protein, which translates into the protein MRKLLVILLLVASFAQARTYIIPIEGTIDGPLATFVEQSLDQAEREGASGVVFRVNTPGGRVDAAIRITDRILSSTVPTLAVVENAFSAGALISLAAQQIMMLPGSNIGAALPVTITPIVGNTNAADRKVISALKGKFRAVAEARNRPANIAEAMVDPEVEVRGITTRGEPLTLSARRAVELKVADAEVASLRAALEKAGFNTDTQELQPGPQVRVARFLTDPTIAAILLAVGVLGLILEFFTPGTFIPAIIGLTSLGLFFLGGYLAGLSSALSIILLFGGLLLVVFELFVTPGFGIPGLVGLGLIGASIYFTFGDEALQVGSFAIIGLALGLFFIFRYLPKGRVARPFVLSSAVEEVAPPKNELESLLGAIGKAITDLRPAGTAQFGDRRVDVVTLGEFIDRGQTVRVIQVEGPRVVVRKVDS